A single region of the Sphaeramia orbicularis chromosome 6, fSphaOr1.1, whole genome shotgun sequence genome encodes:
- the ppp6r2b gene encoding LOW QUALITY PROTEIN: serine/threonine-protein phosphatase 6 regulatory subunit 2 (The sequence of the model RefSeq protein was modified relative to this genomic sequence to represent the inferred CDS: inserted 1 base in 1 codon), with protein MFWKFDLHTSSHLEALLDKEDVTLTELLDEEDVLQECKAXNRRLLLFLCQDQCMQELVCMITTEPPAGVEETKRFKYPNIACEVLTSDVGVINDKLGNEEPLLETLYSFLEQPSPLNPLLASFFSKTIGNLITRKTEQVISFLRRKEGFLSLVLKHIDTSAMMDVLLRLISCVEPPPLRLETLTWLNEEKLAQRLIELIHPERDDERQSNASQTLCDIIRLSRDQANQLQEMSQPDPLLTVLESQECVEQLLQNMFSGERSESCIINGIQVLLTLLEIRRPVVDGVMDAQGFERSYTVNSSILLAIQPHLKHFHQLLLDPPKRNPMLTTLGVLEEPLGNTRLHVARLVASLLYTSSASHAVVAQELCRLNTMDMLLDLFFKYTWNNFLHLQVELCVAAILRPCAHEMRLQPGLESQEKFKPHQDESQEQASTETQTSEPSVTSENSAHNLMVTHLFQHCHLVQRILEAWEENDKMQSEGGMRRGYMGHLTRIANTVVHNLEKGPVHTQISSLITELPDDYRGRWETFVDQTLSETNRKNTIDLVGCGNPRPSSEDDMESPFPKELTLQQAFSDYQIQQMTANFVDQFGFNDEEFTDPDDSIGATFDRIAEININIDPGHDSANSTVFEACSKDRIQPFDDDEEDIWEEKEINYATQTKSRNRFGGSRPSQSQAVSKICDITTGSVTETSEKATDSDSEGEESKDDLDPFSSQSEAAKNTGWVADFGEVNSKAPAPGVGFAAWDSPASQPAATDTEEKGWAKFTDFQPFCCSETGPRCSSPVDSEHSGSDSTKPNQNPCGWSVCVARKAPLVASDSSSSSSSDSDEEEGKTESSSTTETITTGAGKETIRLTVDAKNERAVFSSEADKVPVEGLSIKDKGKSKEEKEGEKGKKPGDFPTSATTSPANQSAAVTQEMQPSANGPA; from the exons ATGTTTTGGAAGTTTGACTTGCACACGTCCTCTCACCTGGAGGCTTTACTGGACAAGGAGGACGTCACACTCACAGAGCTCCTGGATGAAGAGGATGTACTGCAGGAGTGCAAAG CAAACaggag ACTTCTCCTGTTTTTATGCCAGGACCAGTGCATGCAGGAGCTGGTCTGTATGATTACTACAGAGCCCCCTGCTGGTGTAGAGGAGACCAAGCGATTCAA GTATCCAAATATAGCATGCGAGGTGTTGACATCTGATGTGGGAGTGATCAATGATAAATTAGGTAATGAGGAGCCTCTGTTGGAAACTCTGTATTCGTTCCTGGAGCAGCCATCACCGCTTAACCCCCTCCTAGCGTCTTTCTTTAGCAAGACAATTGGAAACCTCATCACACGGAAGACTGAGCAG GTGATCAGTTTCCTACGACGGAAGGAGGGATTCCTTTCCTTGGTCCTGAAGCATATTGATACATCAGCCATGATGGATGTGCTCTTAAGACTTATAAGCTGTGTGGAGCCACCCCCTCTTCGTCTTGAGACACTAACT TGGCTAAATGAAGAGAAGTTGGCCCAGAGACTCATAGAGCTCATTCATCCAGAGAGAGATGATGAG AGGCAGTCCAATGCATCTCAGACTCTGTGCGACATTATTCGTTTGAGCCGAGATCAAGCCAATCAGCTCCAAGAGATGTCACAACCCGACCCTTTGCTGACTGTGCTGGAATC GCAAGAGTGTGTGGAGCAGTTGTTACAGAATATGTTCTCAGGAGAGAGGAGTGAGAGCTGTATCATCAATGGAATTCAAGTTCTCCTCACATTACTGGAGATCAGGAGGCCCGT AGTGGATGGTGTAATGGATGCTCAGGGATTTGAAAGAAGTTACACTGTTAACAGCAGTATTTTGTTGGCCATCCAACCACACCTGAAACATTTCCACCAGCTACTTCTAGACCCACCCAAG CGAAATCCTATGTTGACTACTCTGGGTGTGCTGGAGGAACCATTGGGGAACACGCGGCTGCATGTAGCCAGGCTAGTGGCCTCTCTGCTGTACACCAGCTCTGCCAGCCATGCAGTAGTAGCACAGGAACTCTGCCGACTCAATACAATGGACATGCTTCTG GACTTGTTTTTCAAGTACACATGGAACAACTTCCTTCACCTTCAAGTGGAGCTCTGTGTTGCAGCCATCCTCCGGCCCTGTGCCCACGAAATGAGACTTCAGCCTGGTTTGGAATCCCAGGAAAAATTCAAGCCTCATCAGGATGAATCACAAGAGCAGGCTTCAACTGAGACACAAACTTCTGAGCCCTCAGTCACTTCTGAAAACTCTGCACATAATTTAATGGTGACTCAT TTGTTTCAGCACTGCCACCTTGTCCAGAGGATTTTAGAGGCATGGGAAGAGAATGATAAAATGCA GTCTGAAGGTGGAATGAGAAGAGGGTACATGGGTCATCTAACCAGGATTGCCAACACAGTCGTCCACAACCTGGAGAAAGGCCCGGTTCACACCCAGATTAGTAGTCTTATCACAG AGCTGCCAGATGACTACAGAGGGCGCTGGGAAACTTTTGTGGATCAGACCCTGTCTGAGACCAATAGGAAGAACACCATAGACCtg GTTGGCTGTGGAAATCCACGTCCTTCATCAGAAGATGACATGGAGAGCCCCTTCCCTAAAGAACTCACCCTACAGCAG GCCTTTTCTGACTACCAGATACAGCAGATGACAGCAAACTTTGTGGATCAGTTTGGCTTCAATGATGAAGAGTTTACTGATCCTGATGACAGCATTGG GGCAACCTTTGACCGTATTGCAGAGATCAATATCAACATTGATCCAGGCCATGACAGT GCTAATTCGACTGTGTTTGAAGCCTGTTCCAAGGATAGGATTCAGCcatttgatgatgatgaggaagacATTTGGGAGGAGAAAGAGATCAACTATGCAACACAAACTAAGTCCCGTAACAG gtTTGGTGGATCTCGGCCATCTCAGAGCCAAGCAGTCAGTAAAATCTGTGACATAACCACAGGTTCTGTCACTGAGACCTCTGAGAAAGCAACAGACTCAGATTCTGAAGGAGAGGAGTCTAAAGATGATCTGGATCCTTTCTCAAGCCAGTCTGAGGCAGCAAAGA ACACTGGCTGGGTAGCCGACTTTGGGGAAGTGAACTCAAAGGCTCCTGCACCCGGAGTGGGTTTCGCTGCCTGGGACAGTCCAGCATCTCAGCCAGCTGCCACAGACACAGAAGAAAAAGGATGGGCCAAGTTTACTGACTTCCAGCCATTCTGTTG CTCTGAAACCGGGCCCAGATGCAGCTCTCCTGTGGACTCGGAGCACAGCGGATCCGACAGCACTAAACCAAACCAGAATC CTTGTGGGTGGAGCGTGTGTGTGGCGAGGAAAGCTCCATTAGTGGCATCAGACAGCTCTTCCTCCAGCAGCTCAGACAGCGATGAGGAAGAAGGGAAGACAGAGTCATCATCCACCACAGAGACCATCACCACTGGTGCTGGCAAGGAGACCATCCGACTCACTGTGGACGCCAAAAACGAGAGAGCGGTTTTCTCCAG TGAAGCAGACAAGGTGCCCGTAGAGGGACTCTCCATCAAAGACAAAGGAAAAagcaaggaggagaaggagggtgAAAAGGGAAAGAAACCTGGAGATTTCCCCACTTCAGCTACCACCAGTCCAGCTAACCAGTCAGCTGCAGTTACACA GGAGATGCAGCCCTCTGCTAATGGACCAGCCTAA
- the LOC115421540 gene encoding MOB kinase activator 2, protein MGGCHSYPSATEADDTTLQPSDISNKKLGINNNNLEERPYLQQQYVCQRITHTDMFALTALPPGVDQSEWLASNTVAFFKHINLFSSALSEFCTPSTCPTACGPGNMVYVWTDDHGRKLKCSAPLYFDYAMSYIQDLLTDEDVFPTKAGSVFPSGFIFLVQKVFLLLFRTLAHIYWCHYRETLALGLHPHLNTLFTHFTFFCRQHSLLEPEDTEPLQDLITALGQQDRP, encoded by the exons ATGGGGGGTTGCCATAGTTACCCCTCAGCTACGGAAGCAGACGACACAACTCTTCAACCTTCTGACATCAgtaataaaaaact aggaattaataacaataatctgGAGGAGCGCCCATATCTCCAGCAGCAGTATGTGTGCCAGAGGATTACACACACCGACATGTTTGCCCTCACAGCACTTCCTCCTGGTGTTGACCAGTCAGAGTGGCTGGCCAGCAACA cgGTGGCATTTTTCAAGCATATAAACCTGTTCTCCAGTGCTCTGTCTGAGTTCTGCACCCCCAGCACCTGCCCTACTGCCTGTGGACCAGGCAACAT gGTTTATGTTTGGACAGACGACCACGGCAGGAAGCTGAAATGCTCTGCTCCACTTTACTTCGACTATGCCATGTCATACATTCAGGATCTACTGACTGATGAAGATGTTTTCCCCACAAAAGCAG GCTCTGTGTTTCCGTCAGGCTTCATCTTTCTGGTCCAGAAGgtgtttctgttgttgtttaGGACTCTGGCTCACATTTACTGGTGCCACTACAGAGAAACACTAGCGCTGGGTCTGCATCCGCACCTCAACACACTCTTCACACACTTCACCTTCTTCTGTCGGCAGCACTCACTGCTGGAGCCTGAAGACACTGAGCCGCTGCAGGACCTCATCACAGCTCTGGGACAACAAGACAGACCCTAA
- the adm2b gene encoding protein ADM2 produces the protein MCALVSAWLCLLLGLLPLEIQSRALTLQSFTHRHRSSLPKSSKYPKSTLTPIMPTASDLSFTLENRISHGNRQIIWRALIHKEPPQRWPDPLSDQTRGELQEAPVWQRGSRGRRHANNGGSRGHGHLMRVGCVLGTCQVQNLSHRLYQLIGQSGREDSSPINPRSPHSYG, from the exons ATGTGCGCGCTTGTCTCGGCGTGGCTGTGTCTGCTGCTCGGCCTCCTACCTCTGGAGATCCAGTCCCGGGCTTTGACTCTGCAGAGCTTCACTCACAGACACAG GTCAAGCTTACCCAAAAGCTCAAAATACCCAAAGTCTACATTAACTCCCATCATGCCTACTGCCTCTGATCTGTCCTTCACCCTTGAAAACCGCATCTCCCATGGGAACAGACAGATCATCTGGAGGGCTTTGATACACAAAGAGCCTCCACAGCGATGGCCCGACCCGTTGTCTGACCAAACCAGGGGAGAGCTACAAGAAGCACCAGTCTGGCAGCGTGGGTCACGGGGTCGTCGTCATGCCAACAATGGAGGCAGTAGGGGCCACGGTCATCTGATGAGGGTAGGCTGTGTCCTCGGTACCTGTCAGGTCCAGAACCTCAGCCACCGTCTCTACCAGCTTATTGGACAGAGTGGGAGGGAAGACTCCTCCCCCATTAACCCTCGCAGTCCTCACAGCTACGGCTAA